A window of Clostridium botulinum BKT015925 contains these coding sequences:
- a CDS encoding alanine/glycine:cation symporter family protein, with protein MSVLSQIFSKIDSLVWGPPLLILLVGTGIYLTLRLGLLQIFKLPLALKYVFGKDDELEEEGDVSSFAALCTALSATIGTGNIVGVATALKAGGPGAIFWMWVAAFFGMATKYAEGLLAVKYRTVDENGQMAGGPMYYIEKGLGKKWLAKIFAIFGIGVAFFGIGTFAQVKAITQVVNVTFNIPIIIPAVIITVLVALVTIGGIKNIAAVAEKVVPFMAAFYIVGCVIILLFNASALPTTIKLIMKSAFTPTAAVGGFLGTTVMKALQSGIARGVFSNESGLGSAPIAAAAAKTKSCVRQGLISMTGTFFDTILICTMTGLVLILTGAWSSNLEGAAMTTYAFNSGLPIPYLGKIIVAIGLIFFAFTTILGWNYYGERCVVYLAGVKAIKPYKITYIVLVGMGSFIGLDLIWIIADIVNGLMAIPNLIALVGLSGVIIAETKKFFEEKKQSDSLEKSNIDEIVQ; from the coding sequence ATGTCAGTATTATCACAAATTTTTAGCAAAATTGATTCTTTAGTATGGGGTCCACCATTACTAATTTTATTGGTAGGTACAGGTATTTATTTAACATTAAGACTTGGACTTTTACAAATCTTTAAATTACCATTAGCACTAAAATACGTTTTTGGAAAAGATGATGAATTAGAAGAAGAAGGCGATGTATCTAGCTTTGCAGCATTATGTACAGCTTTATCTGCAACTATAGGAACAGGAAATATAGTAGGAGTTGCAACAGCATTAAAAGCTGGAGGACCAGGAGCGATTTTTTGGATGTGGGTAGCAGCTTTCTTTGGAATGGCTACTAAATATGCAGAAGGTTTACTTGCAGTAAAATATAGAACTGTAGATGAAAATGGACAAATGGCTGGAGGACCTATGTACTATATAGAAAAAGGTTTAGGTAAGAAATGGCTTGCTAAAATCTTTGCTATATTTGGTATAGGAGTTGCATTCTTTGGTATAGGAACATTTGCTCAAGTAAAAGCTATAACTCAAGTTGTTAATGTTACGTTTAATATTCCAATAATAATTCCTGCTGTTATAATTACAGTGCTGGTTGCTCTTGTAACTATTGGTGGAATTAAGAATATTGCGGCAGTAGCAGAAAAAGTAGTACCTTTTATGGCAGCTTTTTATATAGTTGGTTGTGTAATTATTTTATTGTTTAATGCATCAGCTCTTCCAACGACAATTAAATTAATAATGAAGAGTGCATTTACACCAACAGCGGCAGTAGGAGGATTTTTAGGAACAACAGTTATGAAAGCACTTCAAAGTGGTATAGCAAGAGGAGTATTTTCTAATGAATCAGGTTTAGGTAGTGCACCAATTGCAGCAGCAGCAGCAAAGACTAAGTCTTGTGTTCGTCAAGGACTTATATCAATGACAGGAACTTTTTTTGATACTATATTAATATGTACGATGACGGGACTTGTACTTATACTAACAGGTGCATGGAGTTCAAACCTTGAAGGAGCAGCAATGACAACTTATGCATTTAATTCAGGACTTCCAATTCCGTATTTAGGAAAAATAATAGTTGCTATAGGTCTTATATTCTTTGCTTTTACAACTATTCTTGGATGGAATTATTATGGAGAAAGATGTGTAGTTTATTTAGCTGGAGTTAAGGCTATAAAACCATATAAAATAACATATATAGTTTTAGTTGGTATGGGATCATTTATTGGATTAGATTTAATTTGGATAATAGCGGATATTGTAAATGGATTAATGGCAATACCTAACCTTATAGCTTTAGTAGGCTTAAGTGGGGTAATAATAGCTGAAACTAAAAAATTCTTTGAAGAAAAGAAACAATCTGATAGTCTAGAGAAAAGTAATATAGATGAGATTGTTCAATAA
- a CDS encoding folate family ECF transporter S component, translating into MKKINVMVYMAFMVTLEIICTRFLAIETPIIRIGFGFIPVAMAGMMFGPLLAGIVGVVSDILGMIIFPKGAYFPGFTLSAFVGAVIYGFFFYRKNVSLKRVILAVGIITLFVNLTMNTIWLTIITGKAAKILLIPRSIKEATMFPIHIVLIYTVWKLVDKFEFVPRLITKSNK; encoded by the coding sequence TTGAAAAAAATAAATGTTATGGTTTATATGGCTTTCATGGTTACGCTAGAGATTATATGTACTAGATTTTTGGCTATAGAAACGCCAATTATAAGAATAGGATTTGGGTTTATTCCAGTGGCTATGGCAGGAATGATGTTTGGACCACTTTTAGCGGGTATTGTTGGAGTGGTATCAGATATATTGGGAATGATTATATTTCCTAAAGGAGCTTATTTCCCTGGATTTACTTTAAGTGCCTTTGTAGGAGCAGTTATATATGGATTTTTCTTTTATAGGAAAAACGTATCTTTAAAAAGGGTAATTTTAGCTGTAGGAATTATTACACTTTTTGTAAATTTAACTATGAATACAATATGGTTAACAATTATAACTGGGAAGGCAGCAAAAATTTTACTTATACCAAGATCTATAAAAGAGGCTACTATGTTTCCAATTCATATAGTTTTAATTTATACTGTGTGGAAATTAGTAGATAAATTTGAATTTGTACCTAGACTTATTACAAAGTCTAATAAATAA
- a CDS encoding ECF transporter S component codes for MSEKVLTRRKFSTRQITTIGALFAIVIVLGATGLGFIPVPPVNLTIMHIPVIVGSLVEGPIVGGMLGFLFGCFSMFHAINTPMPVSFIFLNPVVSILPRILIGVTPYLVYKYLNIKKYTKIRIGIAAAVGSFTNTLGVVGLMYVLYLEQYSQALHISTSVASKTMFLLVLNGFNSAGLSIVVALPIVLAVKKVRGIRGSK; via the coding sequence ATGTCAGAAAAAGTTTTAACAAGAAGGAAATTTAGCACAAGGCAGATAACGACGATAGGTGCATTATTTGCTATAGTAATAGTACTAGGAGCTACTGGATTAGGGTTTATACCAGTGCCACCTGTAAACTTAACTATAATGCATATTCCGGTGATTGTAGGGAGCTTGGTTGAAGGGCCTATAGTTGGAGGAATGCTTGGATTTTTATTTGGATGTTTCAGTATGTTTCATGCAATTAATACGCCAATGCCTGTATCATTTATATTTTTAAATCCAGTGGTGTCTATTTTACCAAGAATTTTAATTGGGGTAACACCTTATCTAGTATATAAGTATTTAAATATAAAAAAATATACTAAGATAAGAATAGGGATTGCAGCAGCAGTAGGATCATTTACAAATACATTAGGAGTTGTTGGTTTAATGTATGTATTATATTTAGAGCAATATTCACAAGCTTTGCATATATCAACTAGTGTAGCCAGTAAGACCATGTTTTTACTAGTCTTAAATGGATTTAATTCTGCTGGGCTTTCAATTGTAGTAGCACTACCTATAGTTTTAGCAGTTAAAAAAGTAAGAGGGATAAGAGGGAGTAAATAA
- the brnQ gene encoding branched-chain amino acid transport system II carrier protein, giving the protein MNKKQKDILIMGTALFAMFFGAGNLIFPPSLGLIAGKDWITCGIGFFITAIGMPLITIIAVCRAGGTIDDIGNKIGPKFSKIIATIIILAIGPLFAIPRTAATTFETGIKPSLPSASSLLVSIIFFAVTLYFVINPSETIDKIAKILTPLLLIIMSLLILKGIIFPLGHPATKMTTSPFPKGFTEGYQTMDALASLLFAGVVINSIKNKGYISKNEQISMTIKAGIISSIALAVIYGGLMYLGASTNSIFPIDKPKGDLLIAITYMSLGDFGKIALGLVVSLACLTTSVGLTATVGNYFNEFSNNKVSYRTVVIITVVFSTIVSNIGLDTLVSCTLPVLVTMYPVAIVLVLMNLASNILPKNSYVGAIIATFLVSLYDGFKIAGFNMSSMGNIISYLPFAKAGFSWVLPALIGGLLSTLLLNRTTKCQSLLSDED; this is encoded by the coding sequence ATGAATAAAAAACAAAAAGATATCTTAATTATGGGAACAGCACTGTTTGCTATGTTCTTTGGGGCTGGTAACTTAATCTTTCCTCCATCTTTAGGATTGATAGCAGGTAAAGATTGGATTACATGTGGTATAGGATTTTTTATAACTGCTATAGGTATGCCATTAATTACTATAATAGCAGTTTGTAGAGCAGGAGGTACTATAGATGATATTGGCAATAAAATAGGTCCTAAATTTAGTAAAATAATTGCAACAATAATTATACTCGCCATAGGACCTTTATTTGCAATACCTAGAACCGCTGCAACAACTTTTGAAACTGGAATAAAACCTTCTTTACCCAGTGCTAGTTCACTACTCGTTTCCATAATATTTTTTGCAGTTACATTATATTTTGTAATAAATCCTTCAGAAACTATAGATAAAATAGCTAAGATTTTAACTCCTTTACTTTTGATTATTATGTCTTTATTGATTTTAAAAGGAATAATATTCCCACTTGGACATCCAGCTACTAAAATGACTACTAGTCCTTTTCCTAAAGGCTTTACAGAAGGATATCAAACAATGGATGCTTTAGCATCATTACTCTTTGCAGGTGTAGTAATAAATTCTATAAAAAATAAAGGATATATATCTAAAAACGAGCAAATTTCCATGACTATTAAAGCAGGAATAATATCTTCTATAGCTCTCGCTGTTATATACGGTGGTCTTATGTATCTTGGGGCATCAACCAACTCTATTTTTCCAATAGATAAACCCAAGGGGGATTTGTTAATTGCAATAACATATATGTCTCTTGGTGATTTTGGTAAGATAGCTTTAGGTCTAGTTGTATCATTGGCTTGCCTTACCACTTCTGTTGGACTTACAGCTACTGTTGGTAACTATTTTAATGAATTTAGTAACAATAAAGTTAGTTATAGAACTGTTGTTATAATAACTGTTGTTTTCAGCACTATAGTTTCTAATATTGGTCTTGATACACTCGTATCTTGTACACTTCCTGTCTTAGTAACTATGTACCCTGTTGCAATTGTTCTTGTACTTATGAACTTAGCTTCAAATATTCTTCCTAAAAATTCTTATGTTGGTGCTATTATAGCTACATTTTTAGTTAGTTTATATGATGGTTTTAAAATAGCTGGTTTTAATATGTCTAGTATGGGAAATATAATTTCTTATCTTCCTTTTGCAAAAGCTGGCTTTTCTTGGGTATTACCTGCACTTATAGGAGGATTATTATCAACATTATTATTAAATAGAACAACAAAATGCCAATCATTATTAAGTGATGAAGATTAA